In the genome of Impatiens glandulifera chromosome 6, dImpGla2.1, whole genome shotgun sequence, the window CAACTTGTGCCTGAGACTATTCCAGAGAAAGAAGATACTGCCAAAGAAACTATTATGAGGTGAGACTGTAGTATGTATATCTGTGTGACAATTTGATATTGGTTTATAGATCAattgagcctatttggaaactggTCAATTGAGCCTATTTGATATAGGTGGAGCATTATGCATCCCATTGCCTTGGGGTTTGAGTTACTGTAAGATCCTGTTCTTATAAACGCGGTAGTAAGCATCTATCtgattaaaattgttaaaattgaaTGATGCAGCAATGAAGGGTTGTCCTTAACTGCTCAAGAAGGTGATGTTCTTGTTCATTCTGAGTCTCCAAGACATGTTGTACCTGAGGTTTTGCCTTTGCAAGAAAGAGTCTCAATTGATGCTGAAGCGAAATATGATCAGCCAACACCTCAGGAGGAAAACCTCTTGCTTCAAGGAGCACAAAATTCACTACCCATTGATCCGAATTTCAGTCTTCCTTCTATTCAAGTCATGCTTAGTAGAGAGCTTCATCAATCTGAAGGTCCTGAAACTCAGGCATGTTACTCCAACTTTTGTTCTTGAAAGGTTTTCTTGGTATTTACTATGATTCCACAGATAGAGcatttggaaacattttttgttttgttttagcAAATTCGAATTCCACAAATCACATTTGAAAACAGAACTTTgtcaaacatattcaaatatttttgacgACTCTCATCTGAAAATTCGAATTTAGATCCAGAAACAGATATCTATGTTAATAATTGAGACCACGTTTCgaaaattcaattttgtttttatagttTCTCATCTGATCGAAATATTTAGATTCAGAAATAGGAAGTGTTTGACATAAGATATAAACAGAACCTAGTGGGACACTTTTTTACGGTTTCTCATTTGGAGCTGAAATCAGATTTGATTTTGTAACTGACTATAGTTTCTATATTTGTAACTTTTTGAATATATTTCTGATAACTCAATAATATTATAGCAGAGTGGAAAATCCCAGGTTTTTGAAGCAGCAGATTCATCATCTCTCGAACAGCAGGCTGTAGATGTTACTACCACTAATACACAGACTTCCTTCCAAGTTTCGCCACCTCCATTTCCATTTTATGCACATGGAGCTGCCTTCCCACCTAATTACTTTCCCTATAATCCCTATTTTCACCCTTTTTATGTAGCCTCGAGCATGCATCAGTTCTTGGGACCGGCTGGCTTCGCTCAACTCCCTGCAACTGGCAATATGTATCTACCATCAGCAGCTGTTTCAGGTGTAAAACTAGagaccaccaccaccacccctCAGGGAAAACCTGTAATGAATGCTGGAAAATCATCAACCCCATTTGTGGTTCCATCAGGCTATGGCTACACTACCAATATACCACCCGTGGTTACTTCTGGAAGTAACAACAATGGAACTGATGAATACACAGTATCATCTGACTCTTCAAAGGAGAGCAGCAGTATTTACACAACTATGCCACAGGTATGTTCCTTGAGATTGTAGTGCTCTGTTATTGAAAACAGTGAATGTCCTGTAGAATCACAATTGTTTGGTAAATACTAGTTGTGGTGTATAAATACGAATTGTCTCAAATACATATTTGAAACCGGTATTTTATCCAATCTATGTTACAATCACGTACATTGAAAATTTGTCAAAGTTCAAATTAAGCACATAACTGAGATTCTGATTTGTTGTTATGCAGCAGGGTGAGCGTCCAATTGTCTATCTTCCTGCATCAGGGCGAGAAATGCCAGGTTTTCATGGACATCATCCATTCTATAATGGTCAGCAAATTGTGTTTGCTCCTCCTCCTCAGGCTGGACATGGACTCTTTCCGGGAATTTATCCTGCAATGCAGGCTGCAACTGCCGGTTCAAACATACAGCAGCAACAGTTTTCTCGATACCCTCCATCAATGGCAGGAACTGGTGAAACTGGAGTTCTCCCATCGCCTTCTTATCAGATGCCTACTCAAAATGGAATTAATTCAAATACCAATTATGCACTTCAGTAAAAGACATTATCAAATCGATCATCGTCTCAATCTGAGTGTAAGTATATACAACTGTGGCCTGGAGAACTGTAGTAGAGTAGGAGAAAAAGCTCGATggtgcaacaacaacaactaaggtACTAGGGTTGTCTTTTAATTTGTCATACTGTTCTTTTTCTCTACCATTTAAATCgggattttttttcttcttttttgggTCTCCCTTTTGTTGTCATAGGAAGTTGGAATTGAGGTTCAGATTAGAAGGtcgttttttttttgtttttgtttcagGAACTTGCTCCATATTATATACATTGTTGTAAGTCTGATGGGATTAGGCATATTacactatatattatttatagttttggatagatttatttatcttttttcttcttctttcaatgTGGTTTGTTAtgggtttctttcatttgaatgatataattaaaacataacttaGAAGTAGGATTTACatattataagttattatttataaatttgtaactattatttataatattttctagacttaattatatatacaaataataatattcttttaaaataacttttacaaTTACAAGTAAATTTTCAGTTTTACCTGTCTGGTTTATGACAAACAAAGGATCTCTTATCAAACAATTTTAGGTCACTATAGattaaacatattcaaaagAATAACAACCAATAacattatgttttaatttcttattctaAAATAATCTAGGTATGAATAACACAATGCATGACAttccaacaaaaataaattatccacTATGTTTTCCATGAGCCTATAACAATATTTAAGgctcaaataatataaatctgTTAGTTATAGTGATTCTTTTGTATGCTTCTTATGTTTATGCAatcttcaaaattataataaagtttGGCTGAAAATTAActagaattttaattttcttcaagcctatatattcaaatttatggtaaatcataattcataagcctttatattttatgataaaaagaTCAATTAAAATGACTAGAATAGTGTACACAATAATTATGTTCTTGAGGGAGATGATTGTGACAGTAACAGTTGATTTTCTTACAGTGTATGAACCTTAAAGAATTTGACATTATGATCACTCAAGTTTTCTATTGAAAAAACCCTCATGTATTAGTTAAGTTCTTGAAGGAACTTATTATCCCAAATTTATATTAGAGGTTAATTATGAAAAgtcactttatatttaaataatatgtaaagtAATTCTTACATAATGTTTTAATGTAGATGGATGTAAAGTAATTCTATCTTCTTTTTTCTCAGATTTTCTTCTTCTAATATGTCACGTTATTCCTTATCttatttctttctcaaatttcttcccattcttttatatatttataattaaatttatgtcattcaaatttttttaataaacttctcattttTCTATCTagaattttttataaagttgaaaatacatttattttttcttccgATGACTTTTTAGCATCACAAAGTGTCCTGTTTCTCTTTTCACCGTTCAAAAGATTTGAgttgtgttttgttttttattcgACGCGGCATCTTATTTAGCtagatcaaaattttcataccGGATTTATGTGATTCAAATAATACAATCAATCTTCGGTGGGTCGTTTGCTGCTCATACCTTCAGATTGTCTTTGTGATGTTTTATCGAGTCCGTGTCCATCCCATTTTTAGTAGTAAATGAGATgaaattattgtatttaaagttatttttcatatttacaATAATGAGCTGTATGATCTATACCCTCTTAGAAGTATTCTCTTATGATTTGTACAAATTGTCATATAGGTAACCTAAATTTTTTCACGCAAATCAAATTTGTGCGTTTGTTTATGTTAGAAAATTGAAACTAAAACTATTAAGATTTTGAATAACTATCAGAGAACTTCATGACAAGCATTTTCCGAATTAGATCATTTGCACTCAGAAATTTCAGGTCATGGTTCAGATTCGAAATATAGCTTTACTCTGTAATATTTGGCGGAAGATACCCATCTCAGTTTCTAGCAAAGTCATCGTTTGTTGAAATCACCGCTATCCGTCGAAATCGAAGTCGGGAAAGAGATGTTGGTTGTATGCTTAGGTAGATGAagatgtagtttttttttaatctaaatatcacctcatctaaataaaaaatgtcacctcacaaatagattaaaaaacaaatccacttcaataaagaaaaatagAGGAACCCTAAATGGTATACTTCAAAGTTCGAgctatatttgataaaaatgttttatgttcGAGCCTCAAATATCAATTGGCCCgataattaattgtttgaattaattttataattttttattcattatttactAACTAATTTCATGTGTTGCTCTCAATCGATCAAATGagaatttcttataaataaataaaaaattgagattGTGGTAATTCTTGTTTGGATCACCATAATTTGGAGTAAGAATTTGATGAATCCAAAAGCTATGGTGTTGAAACTTTTAATGTAGAATTCTAGccatagtaattttaaaatacccataaataaaaatcacatttacaaagttgaaataAACAATACTTACCTATTTGTGGTCGTCATcgttagggctgcaaatgagtcgagtcgagctcgaaccaggttgagctcgactcgatttagtattttttagcttgactcgaactcgagcgagtttataaatttgagctcgaactcaagcTCGACTATTAAACTATAAGCTCGGCTCGGCTCGAAAAACTtgaactaaatttaaattttcaaactcaagctcgaGCTTGAACTCGAAATCGAGCTTGAACTCAAACTcaaatcattattttcaaaatgaaaatatcaaactttcatacatatttaaataaaaatatgaaacaatcataaatattcaaaattttaaaaatgatagtCCAAACTCAAAAACATCACACCaccattattaatcaaaattataaaacataaaattttaaacttaaaatacaaaataatataaattgtttgaacattcaatatattatttttttaagtttttcaaacataacACACATACTTACCTGCagtcaataatataaaatgtttaagcttaaaaataaatatctaaaatttaacttatacaTTAAGAAAATAGATACTGTCAACAAAATATTAGACAtgttttatgttaaatattattatatatatttaaactatttgagtacaaatataacaagaatttattaacttatttatagctTGAAtctactcattttttttatatattattaatcttataaattcatttttcctctcaccatattatatataatatatataccatcattttttatcccttcatattatatataaaatatatactaacatttctttactttttattatatataatatattaacattttcctttatcttttttaatataatatagaatatattaacattttttatctctttcaatattatataacattatatataatatactaattattatatccttaTTTACTCTTTGTTTTCTATCATtaatccaacccaaatatatattgaaaatcattatatatcaaccctaatataaattgaaaaacattatatataataatgtttctatatttcatgcttatatatatataatataaaacagTGTTTTTCTATATTCATACTATAAGCATAAGTATCTCATAatacaaaaagaaatcaaatttatctATAATAGAAGTGAAAATAGATAGATTTTAATTTACCTGTAAGCcttgtgaatgaatgagaaaaatattgtagacggaatataatatgaaaaattgaATCAACCTATTATCAATGAGTAAAAGAAATAGTGAAGacggaaaaagaagaagaatatgaaatagtgaagaagaagataagaagaagatgaaatagtgaagaagaagatgaaatggtgaagaagaataagaagataagaagaagatgaaatggtgaagaagaataagaagataagaagaagatgaaatagtgaaaaagaagaagatgaaatagtgaagaagaagatgaaatggtgaagaagaataagaataagaagatgaaatgctgaagaagaagttgaaatggcaatgaagaataaaaaattgtgaagacggaagagaaagaagaaaaagagactacaaattagggttttgctttagattataataatatggatTGAGCCTATTATATGGGCtttgaaaagagagaaaaaaaataaatattattttaaattttaatattaaataaataaaaaatatattatattcccAGGCTCGAAAAAGCTTGACAAGtcatcgagcaagcattatatgagctcgagttcggctcgaatattaaacgagctggctcgagctcggctcgaactcgattaaagtcaagctcaagccgagCTTTGATCGAGCGGCTCGCGAGTAGCTCACGAgcgacttgactcatttgcagccctaatcATCGTCATCGTTTTCATTATCCTTTTTGTCGTTAATATTTATGGTCTGAACATGATGGTGCTTCAATGGTTAAGACAACCTAGTGATTTTCTTCCTCCTCTcattcatcattgttttcgttattcataaaaacaataacaaatctgttaagaaaacataaatttaacttttttctcaTCAGCACCGACCTCTTCCTTTTCTCTCATTAACCGGTTAATCAACAATACATTTCTTACCTAATAAActtctcatattactaatctcgtgacctcactttTGCACTCAATCATCTCAGCAGTACCAACATCTTTTACCATCATTTTTGGCAAATCGATCATCTCATCATATCACTAACCTCTTTACCCTCATTTCTTCAATAAACcaacaaattcattcatatatttaacaataaatattttttgttctccAATAAATATCTCActactaatctcgtgaccttacttCGAGTATTTTGTACCTcaaccatctcatatcattaccACGACttctttaccctcacttcagcaaaccaaccaccaatagTATTGACCTCTTATCTCATGAACTTAATATTTTTGTACTCCAATAAACATCTCActactaatctcgtgaccttattTCGAGTATTTTATACCTcaaccatctcatatcattaccACGACCTCTCTACCATCACTTCAGCAAACCAACAACCAATCATATTGACCTCTTATCTCATGAACTCACGTTTACATTTCGatcaaccaaccatctcatatcattaacctctttaccctcacttcTTCGGTAAACtaacaaattcattcatatatttaacgacaaattttttttattctccaATGAACATCTCActactaatctcgtgaccttactttaaatattttgtatctcAACTATCTCATATTATTACCGTGAcctctttaccctcacttcagtaaactaaccaccaatcctATTGACCTCTCATTTTGTGAACTCATTTTACACTTCGGTAAACCAATCATCTCAATCAcacatttaaccaccaatatttttttctcaatggaTAACTTTCATTACTAATATTGTGAcatcacacactttcacacgttttttatccctcgtcaaactaaccactaaatctcaattgacctcacactttggtcaataaACATctcattcaaatataattttaactaacaatcacaatcaacctctaatctcgtgatcttACGATCCTTTGTTACCGATCTTTTATCATTcatcaaaccaaccatcaatctcaatcttaCTGGTCTCTTGTCCCCTTAGTAAATTAGTCACTAATCCTATCGActtctaatctcgtgacctcatactttcacaTGCTTATAGTTCATCAACACACCAACTACTAATCACAATTAACCTATAATCTCGTGACTTCCTTACTTTCACACATCTCCCACCTCTCATCAAACCAACTACCAATCCCTAGTAAAAAATTTCACATGTCTTTCTCATGACATCATACATTCACATGTCTTTTATCTatcaacaaaccaaccaccaatcactagtaaaaaatttcTTTAACGGGGAAAAAATTCTTAGTGAAAGCCTAATTGTCGTCAATGATGGTTTTCATTAACGGCGACAAATGCTCTCGGAAGGTGTCGGTAATTCGACTATCAGTGAAGGAAAAATTAGTAACATCGAGAGCATTTAGAGCCGtcaaagataatattattatcgAGAGCACTAATCACTCTCGGtgataattcaattattttaccGAGAGCAAAGCTAATGCTCTCAGTGATAATATGAAATCATTGTCGATAGCCTTTCTTTAGCTCTCAGTGATACTCTTAAACGATTATCGAGAGAAAACGTCTATTGCTCTCGGTGatcattagtttttttaaataaaatggttgTAAAACTGATTATACCTACTTAAACCAAAACAATTTCAGAAATCATAcacaaattataacaaaaatataccaAATTTCATATACCAATAAACTAAAATCCAGTTCATCCAAAAATATAGTTATCCAAAAATTCATCATATACCAGTCAAAGTTCTAAAAGATAAAGCTAGTtctaaataatatcatataccAGACTCATCCAAAGGTGGAGGTGAAGATGGATGATATCTCGCCATAAACGCTGCTAGCTggttctggaattcttctcttTGTTTTTCTAACTGTCTTTGTGTCTTAAGTGCTTGCTTTTACAATCGAGActccaaatattttattttcctcgAAGACTCAACTTGTAATTCACTACGGAGCTGCTCGAGCTCTTGCTCCCTCCGCTGCGATTGACTTCCAACCTACAAATCTCCTCGAAATTGTGTGGGCCTCACCCCGAATCCCATCACAATGACCCTACCATGCCATTGTCGTCCAAAATCGTTCTCGGTCAGCTCATATTCGAACATATCGGGATTTCTCTCCATCGTCTGACGCATCACATCCTACAAAATGAAGCAAaagttaattagttaattataacaTCAATAAGTAAGTGAAATATGAAGTACACTTACAATCTTCTTTTATTCATGAGGATCCACCACACGAGTATAGTCCTCTCCTATTCCTTTTCTACCGTGTGTCTCGTAGAAAAGGTCAATGTGTGATGACGCCTTACCCGTAGTCCTCTTCAGTgaagattaaatattaatgttaattatcaaaatatagttaaCATATTATTGACTCTCGAATAAATCTACTTACCATTTTTGCTGACACCTGAGAGAATGACACACTCCCCGCATGATGTGTCAATCGAACATTCttcatgtttttaaaatttcgcTCACTTCTTacctatttttgaaaacatcaatTAATAATACTTAGTTATATTGCAAACAAGGATATATAAAGTTTAGAATTCAAAGATTCACCCGGAAATCGTCTCGGAGAAAGTGGTGCTCCAAAATGTAATTCCAATCATCTTGCGAATATTCATCCGAAATGATTGCTCTGATAGTTGTTGCATCCCCATCATTAGCTTTAACATGATTTCGGTTGATATCACATCAGAACCTATTCCAAGCCACCTTAACATGTTCCATTATTTATTATCGATAATGCTTGATAAGTTTCGGCACTACCTCAAAACGATTTTGCAAAGATACGGgattaaattattgtattagagaatgaaagttaataaaataagatattaagtTATAGAAgagtttgtattttttttttgctaaatgacatataatttgaaaacaaaaatgtCACGTCAAATAAAAGAAACAGACCTAACGTACGTTTAGTAAAAACCCTCGAATGGCCAAAAGTTTGATAGTTGAAGTCCACAacaatatatatgataaaaatatccAAAGTTCGAGCTTCAGATGGTAATTGGGTCAGGCTCATATgtataagttaaaatagtttaagAGGGTAACTTCTATTTTTTAGGCCCATTATTTGAATGCTCAAACTTGAGTTGTTTCATTGAATAGAGTTCGGATTTTAATTTGGGTATAAGACTcgaattattaaatttttagtcATTTGAAACTTTTTCTAAATGAACAAAACATTACTCATCTTATTTCaacatattattttcattttctaattcatttgtcacgtttttaaattaaataatatttgggGACGTTTTgacgttttttttaaaatttagtataattttttttatatttacgcATTCTAAATTGTCGGAGTTGGTTTGGATGACTAAAAAATTGTgtaatttaaagaaatttgagaaaatttgaatatagataaattttttaatttctttttcaaaaaacattATAAAGACATAACTTTATGTACGGTATAGCTAAAggtatttgtgttttaaattgagTGTTTTTTGAGATATATGTGTTCAAAATTGTCGAATAAAGTTTGAACATCTTAAAAAATGTGtgtaaataattgaaaaaaattaaaaaatagagaatTGTTCTTTTGTTTTTACGAATATagtaattaagaaaaagaaaatattacgTTAAAATAAGAAGACGAAATTCATTCGTTTGTGACTATATGACGCAATTTAAAGTTCgaacattatttaataaaaacgaTCCAGCTTCGAGCCCAAATAGTAATttggttaaaatttatttatattttatgaaatgacttttcaaaaaaatataaaataatttttttttactatgtTTTTGCATCTTATAGaggatacttttttttttctaattcctttataatgtaaaacaatgagaaattcaatatatttgtt includes:
- the LOC124941408 gene encoding GBF-interacting protein 1-like isoform X3, coding for MNGGGSTVSITGRVQEMIREIKEITGKHSDDDVYAMLKECNMDPNETTQRLLYLDSFHEVKKKRDRKKTVIIGDRGEQSRSTFVQGQAAKGVRGNYSSYPSRGVAVGRSMPVRKENGISSSVEKKSEISPIVPEKIVQKSPPLEKRSETSPTVPEKIVQNSSPLNMTRSYKMASVGGPWNASNGLVVNEHKRGKSTGIHSTFANDPVPLQNPILHSVVVKDKVNGIMAAAESLTSVVVENGPCSAPVGKVLQATSSNVLPAEVSKPNQQLSGQTTTPTTVSSKSSTMIVKGTPESVTGQTVSALEMKLAKVNVDPPQPHHVIFPDHIHVPDTVKAGLTFGSLNINYDQTEQVIDGCVGAPKTQLVPETIPEKEDTAKETIMSNEGLSLTAQEGDVLVHSESPRHVVPEVLPLQERVSIDAEAKYDQPTPQEENLLLQGAQNSLPIDPNFSLPSIQVMLSRELHQSEGPETQSGKSQVFEAADSSSLEQQAVDVTTTNTQTSFQVSPPPFPFYAHGAAFPPNYFPYNPYFHPFYVASSMHQFLGPAGFAQLPATGNMYLPSAAVSGVKLETTTTTPQGKPVMNAGKSSTPFVVPSGYGYTTNIPPVVTSGSNNNGTDEYTVSSDSSKESSSIYTTMPQQGERPIVYLPASGREMPGFHGHHPFYNGQQIVFAPPPQAGHGLFPGIYPAMQAATAGSNIQQQQFSRYPPSMAGTGETGVLPSPSYQMPTQNGINSNTNYALQ
- the LOC124941408 gene encoding GBF-interacting protein 1-like isoform X2; its protein translation is MNGGGSTVSITGRVQEMIREIKEITGKHSDDDVYAMLKECNMDPNETTQRLLYLDSFHEVKKKRDRKKTVIIGDRGEQSRSTFVQGQAAKGVRGNYSSYPSRGVAVGRSMPVRKENGISSSVEKKSEISPIVPEKIVQKSPPLEKRSETSPTVPEKIVQNSSPLNMTRSYKMASVGGPWNASNGLVVNEHKRGKSTGIHSTFANDPVPLQNPILHSVVVKDKVNGIMAAAESLTSVVVENGPCSAPVGKVLQATSSNVLPAEVSKPNQQLSGQTTTPTTAVSSKSSTMIVKGTPESVTGQTVSALEMKLAKVNVDPPQPHHVIFPDHIHVPDTVKAGLTFGSLNINYDQTEQVIDGCVGAPKTQLVPETIPEKEDTAKETIMSNEGLSLTAQEGDVLVHSESPRHVVPEVLPLQERVSIDAEAKYDQPTPQEENLLLQGAQNSLPIDPNFSLPSIQVMLSRELHQSEGPETQSGKSQVFEAADSSSLEQQAVDVTTTNTQTSFQVSPPPFPFYAHGAAFPPNYFPYNPYFHPFYVASSMHQFLGPAGFAQLPATGNMYLPSAAVSGVKLETTTTTPQGKPVMNAGKSSTPFVVPSGYGYTTNIPPVVTSGSNNNGTDEYTVSSDSSKESSSIYTTMPQGERPIVYLPASGREMPGFHGHHPFYNGQQIVFAPPPQAGHGLFPGIYPAMQAATAGSNIQQQQFSRYPPSMAGTGETGVLPSPSYQMPTQNGINSNTNYALQ
- the LOC124941408 gene encoding GBF-interacting protein 1-like isoform X1, coding for MNGGGSTVSITGRVQEMIREIKEITGKHSDDDVYAMLKECNMDPNETTQRLLYLDSFHEVKKKRDRKKTVIIGDRGEQSRSTFVQGQAAKGVRGNYSSYPSRGVAVGRSMPVRKENGISSSVEKKSEISPIVPEKIVQKSPPLEKRSETSPTVPEKIVQNSSPLNMTRSYKMASVGGPWNASNGLVVNEHKRGKSTGIHSTFANDPVPLQNPILHSVVVKDKVNGIMAAAESLTSVVVENGPCSAPVGKVLQATSSNVLPAEVSKPNQQLSGQTTTPTTAVSSKSSTMIVKGTPESVTGQTVSALEMKLAKVNVDPPQPHHVIFPDHIHVPDTVKAGLTFGSLNINYDQTEQVIDGCVGAPKTQLVPETIPEKEDTAKETIMSNEGLSLTAQEGDVLVHSESPRHVVPEVLPLQERVSIDAEAKYDQPTPQEENLLLQGAQNSLPIDPNFSLPSIQVMLSRELHQSEGPETQSGKSQVFEAADSSSLEQQAVDVTTTNTQTSFQVSPPPFPFYAHGAAFPPNYFPYNPYFHPFYVASSMHQFLGPAGFAQLPATGNMYLPSAAVSGVKLETTTTTPQGKPVMNAGKSSTPFVVPSGYGYTTNIPPVVTSGSNNNGTDEYTVSSDSSKESSSIYTTMPQQGERPIVYLPASGREMPGFHGHHPFYNGQQIVFAPPPQAGHGLFPGIYPAMQAATAGSNIQQQQFSRYPPSMAGTGETGVLPSPSYQMPTQNGINSNTNYALQ